The Deinococcus aerolatus DNA window GGGCGCGCCGCGAAAGCGTGCTGGGAGCCCTCCCGGCGCAGCGGACACGCGGACTGCCTTGACCCGGAGGTCCGACATGATTTCATTTAATAAGCCCGCCTTGCTGCTCGTCGTCTCCGCCGCCCTGCTGGGTGTGGCCGCGCCTGCACTGGCTGCGCCGAAGATCAGCGCCCAGAGCATCATCGTCAACCCGGTACCCACCACCCTCAGCGCCCGCGTGTGGGTAGACCGTGACCGCAGCGGCACACAGAACCCCAGCTACCGCATTGGCGAGCGCATCACGCTGTACACCAGCGTCAACGAGAACGCCTACGTCTACCTGTTCAACGTCAACCCGGACGGCAGCACCGACCAGATCCTGCCCAACCGCATCAGCGCCAGCAACTACGTGCGTGCCGGGCAGACCCGCGCCTTCCCGGCCAGCGGCGACCGGTTCACCTTCGATGTGGCTGGTCCCCACGGCCTGAACCGCGTGCTGGTGATTGCCAGCCGCCGTCCCCTGAGCCTGTCGGAGCTGAGCAGCTACCAGAACGGCGGGAGCTTTGCCACGGTCAAGCCCAGAACCAGCGAGGGGCTGGCCCAGGCGCTGAGCATCGTCGTCGATCCGGTGCCCAGTCCGGTGGTGCAGCCGGTGCCGCAGACCGACTGGATCAGTGACACGGCGTACTACACCGTCGTGTACTAGGGTTCAGGTGTGGGGTGGGGCGGGTGGGCCAGAAACGGCCTTCCCGCCCCACTGCGGTCGGTGCGTGCCGGACTGGAGATGGGGCTTGCTGCTCCACTCCCTCCTGGGGCGGTTCGGCGGGTCTGCAGCTGGGCGCATGTGGTATTAATTTTCTGTTAGCGTCCCGCTGTCTAGGGTCTGACGAGTCGTAAGATCCGGCGCGGAGACCGGCAGAATCCTGCAGGCCGCCGCACCACATTCTGGGAGAAGTTATGTCTGCAAGTCGTTCGCCCATCCAGTCCCACAACGGCATGTCACGGGCCGCACATCTGCCGCTCTGCCGCCCCCCGTTTCAGCGTGTGGCGGGACTGCCCACACCGGAACGTCCATGAAGTCGGTACCTCTGCGCGCTTCCGGGCGTGACCCCCGGTCCCCGGCCCCCGCCGGCTGGGCGGTGTGGCTGGCGCTGCTGGGCGCGGCCCTGCT harbors:
- a CDS encoding DUF4384 domain-containing protein; amino-acid sequence: MISFNKPALLLVVSAALLGVAAPALAAPKISAQSIIVNPVPTTLSARVWVDRDRSGTQNPSYRIGERITLYTSVNENAYVYLFNVNPDGSTDQILPNRISASNYVRAGQTRAFPASGDRFTFDVAGPHGLNRVLVIASRRPLSLSELSSYQNGGSFATVKPRTSEGLAQALSIVVDPVPSPVVQPVPQTDWISDTAYYTVVY